In Oncorhynchus clarkii lewisi isolate Uvic-CL-2024 unplaced genomic scaffold, UVic_Ocla_1.0 unplaced_contig_399_pilon_pilon, whole genome shotgun sequence, the following proteins share a genomic window:
- the LOC139394347 gene encoding gastrula zinc finger protein XlCGF17.1-like: MRSQSYSPSNEEKDITVNQEVGSGAVTVKEEEDAFRVKDEEDITVKQEVGSGAVTVKEEEDAFRVKEEDDAVYGVKEEGEEMTFTSKKEEEEEEEPGYLGPVSQTHLKASNGSNDEFSHKMVFRNRSLINTGEIRDYRGSSGEPQQPHDAEEGEKGLSRSEHLNKHLQRPTVKRTHCCSDCGKRLTSSGITIHQRIHTGEKPYSCGQCGKSFTTSGSLTQHQRTHTGEKPYSCDQCGKRFGQSCHLTIHQRIHTGEKPYSCDQCGKRFATSGHLTRHQRTHTGEKPYSCGQCGRSFIQCGDLTVHQRTHTGEKPHSCDQCGKRFATSGHLTLHQRTHTG; encoded by the exons atgcgGTCACAaagctactctccttctaatgaaGAGAAGGATATCACAGTAAATCAAGAAGTAGGGAGTGGGgccgttactgtgaaagaagaggaggacgcgttcagagtgaaagacgaggaagatatcacagtaaaacaagaagtaggGAGTGGGgccgttactgtgaaagaagaggaggacgcgttcagagtgaaagaggaggatgatgcAGTTTATGGcgtgaaagaggagggggaggagatgacttttacatcgaaaaaggaggaggaagaagaggaggaacctggatatctgggcccggtttcccaaacgcatcttaaggcatccaatggttctaacgatgaatTTAGCCATAAGATGGTTTTTAGAAACCGTTCCCTGATTAACACtg gagagatacgggactatcgtggatcctctggggagcctcaacaacctcatgatgctgaagagggagagaagggtctctccagatcagaacacctcaataaACACCTGCAGAGACCCACAGTGAagagaactcactgctgctctgactgtgggaagagattaaCCTCATCAGGCATTACAATTcatcagagaatacacacaggagagaaaccttacagctgtggtcaatgtgggaagagttttacaacatctggctctctgactcaacaccagagaacacacacaggagagaaaccatatagctgtgatcaatgtgggaagaggtttGGTCAATCTTGCCAtctgactatacaccagagaatacacacaggagagaaaccctatagctgtgatcaatgtgggaagagatttgctacatctggccACCTGACccgacaccagagaacacacacaggagagaaaccttatagctgtggtcaatgtgggaggagttttattCAATGTGGAGA TCTGacagttcaccagagaacacacacaggagagaaaccccatagctgtgatcaatgtgggaagagatttgctacatctggccacctgactctacaccagagaacacacacagga
- the LOC139394356 gene encoding zinc finger protein 180-like: protein MSSLSYSPPDKEEKICWTEKEALVKEEAVTIQEQVEGEAVTVKEVEEDVSVKDEEDAFRVKEEEEDVTVKEEEDAGFGEKEVTVTVKEDEDVFLRKDEEGEITVTLEEDEEEKTGELINTRERRDYRGSSGEPQQPHDAEEAENSLSRSEHLNKHPQRPTGKRTHCCSDCGKRFTSSGIKIHQRTHTGEKPYSCGQCGKSFSASSTLTVHQRTHTGEKPFSCGQCRKSFTTSSTLTEHQRIHTGEKPYSCGQCGKCFTSSGSLTQHQRTHTGNKPYSCDQCGKSFGGSGELTVHQRTHTGEKPYSCGQCGKSFTTSGHLTRHQRIHTGEKPYICGECGKSFSTSSTLTVHQRIHTGEKPYSCNQCGKGFIRSVHLTQHQRTHTGEKPYSCNQCGKGFGQSGELTVHQRKHTGDKPYSCGQ, encoded by the exons atgagttcactaagctactctcctcctgATAAAGAAGAGAAgatctgctggacggagaaagaagctctcgtcaaagaggaggctgttacaatacaagaacaagtagagggtgaggctgttactgtgaaagaggtggaggaagacgtttcagtgaaagacgaggaagacgcgttcagagtgaaagaggaggaggaggatgttacagtaaaagaagaggaggatgcagGTTTTGGAGAGAAGGAGGTTACTGTGACAGTGAAAGAAGATGAAGACGTTTTTTTAAGGAAGGACGAAGagggggagattactgtcacattagaggaggacgaagaagagaagactggagaactgattaacacca gagagagacgtgactatcgtggatcctctggggagcctcaacaacctcatgatgctgaagaggcagagaatagtctctccagatcagaacacctcaataaacacccacagagacccacagggaagagaactcactgctgctctgactgtgggaagagattcacttcatcaggcattaaaattcatcagagaacacacacaggagagaaaccttatagctgtggtcaatgtgggaagagtttttctGCCTCTAGCACTCTGactgtacaccagagaacacacacaggagagaaaccttttagctgtggtcaatgtaggaagagttttactacatccagcactctgactgaacaccagagaatacacacaggagagaaaccttatagttgtggtcaatgtgggaagtgtTTTACTTCATCtggctctctgactcaacaccagagaacacacacaggaaataaaccttatagctgtgatcaatgtgggaagagttttggtggatCTGGAGAGCTGACagtgcaccagagaacacacacaggagagaaaccttatagctgtggtcaatgtgggaagagttttactacatctggcCATCTGACTcgacaccagagaattcacacaggagagaaaccttatatctGTGGtgagtgtgggaagagtttcagtaCATCTAGCACTCTGACTGT acaccagagaatacacacaggagagaaaccttatagctgtaatcaatgtgggaagggTTTTATTCGATCTGTCCacctgactcaacaccagagaacacacacaggagagaaaccttatagctgtaatcaatgtgggaagggTTTTGGTCAATCTGGAGAGCTGACAGTgcaccagagaaaacacacaggagataaaccttatagctgtggtcaat